A single genomic interval of Haloterrigena salifodinae harbors:
- the dnaG gene encoding DNA primase DnaG — protein sequence MEDTSKYLIHADVTAEGVVERSDVVGAIFGQTEGLLGDELDLRDLRQSQKVGRIDVEIVSTGGQSRGHLTIATSLDKVETATLAAALETIDRVGPCRADLEVTEIEDVRAAKRKAVVDRAKELLQTGFDDSVMSSEEILAEVRQHVRVEDITEYEGLPAGPRVTDSDAIIVVEGRADVLTLLKYGVKNAIAVEGTNVPDAVAELTHHRTVTAFLDGDRGGDLILEELSQVGDVDYVAFAPAGESVEDLDHHQLFTALRNKVPYDTVSGMNEPREAVAATDGSSTPAPAPTESSTDRDADDSSQAIDGPVTSPPETASPSAPTGDTDGRDETVDDGAVRDDVSDASASAETGSDAIVEDVTSDAEPETVYGHATAIVRRNTGRVRFLDADGDTVDEADASEAYDSLEGLETAPTTIVLDEILDQRLLDLAADRGVERIVAHSLGQFTKRPTAVQIHAIDEIADEPPNTE from the coding sequence ATGGAAGACACGTCGAAATATCTCATCCACGCCGATGTTACGGCCGAGGGCGTCGTCGAGCGGAGCGACGTCGTCGGCGCGATCTTCGGTCAGACCGAAGGCCTACTCGGCGACGAACTCGATCTCCGCGACCTCCGCCAGTCGCAGAAAGTCGGACGCATCGACGTCGAAATCGTCAGCACGGGCGGCCAGTCTCGGGGCCACCTCACCATCGCGACCAGCCTCGACAAGGTCGAGACCGCGACGCTCGCCGCCGCCCTCGAGACGATCGACCGGGTCGGCCCCTGCCGGGCCGACCTCGAGGTAACCGAAATCGAGGACGTCCGCGCCGCCAAGCGCAAGGCGGTCGTCGACCGCGCGAAGGAACTGCTCCAGACGGGGTTCGACGACAGCGTCATGTCCTCCGAGGAGATCCTCGCGGAGGTCCGCCAGCACGTCCGCGTCGAGGACATCACCGAGTACGAGGGCCTCCCCGCGGGTCCCCGTGTCACCGACAGCGACGCGATCATCGTCGTCGAGGGCCGTGCCGACGTCCTCACTCTTCTCAAATACGGCGTCAAAAACGCCATCGCGGTCGAAGGGACCAACGTCCCCGACGCGGTGGCCGAACTGACCCACCACCGTACGGTCACGGCCTTCCTCGACGGTGATCGGGGCGGTGACCTCATCCTCGAGGAGCTGTCCCAGGTCGGCGACGTCGACTACGTCGCGTTCGCGCCGGCCGGCGAGTCCGTTGAGGATCTCGACCACCACCAGCTGTTCACCGCCCTGCGGAACAAGGTCCCCTACGATACCGTCTCGGGGATGAACGAGCCCCGCGAGGCCGTCGCCGCGACCGACGGCAGTTCGACCCCGGCCCCGGCGCCGACCGAGTCGTCGACCGACCGCGACGCCGACGACTCGTCGCAGGCGATCGACGGTCCCGTGACGTCGCCGCCCGAGACAGCGAGCCCCTCGGCGCCGACCGGCGACACGGACGGCAGGGATGAAACCGTCGACGACGGTGCCGTCCGCGACGACGTCTCAGACGCGTCGGCCTCGGCCGAAACCGGTTCCGACGCGATAGTCGAAGACGTTACCAGCGACGCCGAACCCGAGACCGTTTACGGCCACGCGACGGCGATCGTCCGGCGGAACACCGGCCGCGTCCGCTTTCTCGACGCCGACGGCGACACCGTCGACGAGGCCGACGCGAGCGAGGCCTACGACTCCCTCGAGGGACTCGAGACGGCCCCGACGACGATCGTCCTCGACGAGATCCTCGACCAGCGGCTGCTCGACCTCGCGGCGGACCGCGGCGTCGAGCGGATCGTCGCGCACTCGCTGGGGCAGTTCACTAAGCGACCGACCGCCGTTCAGATCCACGCGATCGACGAGATCGCGGACGAACCGCCGAACACGGAGTAG